The Lycium ferocissimum isolate CSIRO_LF1 chromosome 10, AGI_CSIRO_Lferr_CH_V1, whole genome shotgun sequence genome window below encodes:
- the LOC132034401 gene encoding pectinesterase-like encodes MGKKVFIGGIASVLVVACVVAACVTLTRHDENSSSKEVGTSTKSVESMCQPTPYKQTCEKTLSAAKNVTDPKDYIKVAFEATVSDIKNVIMNTETIKKAASDPYTKDALLACEEMFNIAVDDLRNSVMKMDNIDFTKIKDIVDDIKTWLSAVVTYEETCLDAFSKTEQGETRAKMVKLLNTTRELSINGLHMVDSFGELISQTTGLSRKLLTTSSHDEFVEARNRKLLQISSAKPNAVVALDGSGQYNTIQAAVNAVPKKNVEPYVIFIKAGTYKEHVSVENSMTNIALIGEGPTKTIITGNLGVKNGGNMTTYHTCSLCVAGGGAVIMNMGIENTAGPEKEQAVALRVNADRSVIYNCKIDGHQDTLYAHGYRQFYRDCTISGTIDFIFGDASAVFQNCKLIVRKPGHNQAVMITAQGRVDLKSSGAFVIQNCEIKAEPAFTSTQPPIKAYLGRPWKEYSRTIIMQSFIDGFIDPTGWAPWNQSDFGLHTCYYTEYQNRGPGAALDKRVSNWGGYKKGLSGDEINKFTPSKFLNSEETWLPKADVPYEPGMMKV; translated from the coding sequence atgggaaaaaaggtATTTATTGGTGGTATAGCTTCAGTTCTTGTGGTGGCTTGTGTGGTGGCAGCATGTGTCACCCTGACCAGACACGACGAAAACTCATCTTCAAAAGAAGTTGGAACTTCCACAAAGTCAGTTGAATCCATGTGCCAACCCACCCCATACAAACAAACTTGTGAGAAAACCCTCTCAGCAGCCAAGAATGTCACTGACCCAAAGGATTACATCAAGGTGGCATTCGAAGCAACTGTGTCAGACATAAAGAATGTCATCATGAACACTGAAACAATCAAGAAAGCTGCCAGTGATCCTTACACGAAAGACGCTCTTCTCGCTTGTGAAGAGATGTTTAATATTGCCGTTGATGATCTAAGGAACTCTGTTATGAAAATGGATAACATTGATTTCACCAAGATCAAGGATATTGTGGATGACATAAAGACGTGGCTTAGCGCAGTGGTTACTTATGAAGAAACTTGCTTGGATGCTTTTAGCAAAACAGAACAAGGTGAAACCCGTGCGAAAATGGTGAAGCTACTGAACACAACTCGGGAGCTGAGTATCAATGGGCTTCACATGGTCGACAGCTTCGGTGAATTGATCAGTCAAACTACAGGCCTTAGCCGCAAATTGTTAACAACCAGTAGTCATGATGAATTTGTCGAAGCCAGGAACCGTAAGCTCCTTCAAATTTCTAGTGCCAAGCCAAATGCTGTGGTTGCTCTAGATGGGAGCGGACAATACAACACCATTCAGGCTGCAGTTAATGCCGTGCCAAAGAAGAATGTAGAACCTTACGTTATCTTCATCAAGGCCGGTACATATAAGGAGCACGTTTCAGTCGAGAACAGCATGACAAATATTGCGCTTATTGGTGAAGGCCCAACCAAGACCATAATAACAGGTAACCTGGGGGTAAAGAATGGTGGAAACATGACGACTTACCATACTTGCTCACTTTGCGTGGCTGGAGGGGGTGCGGTGATTATGAATATGGGAATCGAGAACACTGCAGGACCAGAGAAAGAACAAGCTGTTGCACTGAGGGTGAATGCTGATCGCTCAGTGATCTACAACTGCAAAATAGATGGGCACCAAGATACCTTATACGCTCATGGCTATAGACAGTTCTACCGTGACTGTACCATATCAGGAACCATCGACTTCATCTTTGGCGATGCATCTGCTGTGTTCCAAAACTGCAAGTTGATTGTGAGGAAACCAGGTCATAACCAAGCTGTCATGATCACTGCTCAAGGAAGGGTTGACCTAAAGTCATCAGGTGCATTCGTTATCCAGAATTGTGAGATCAAGGCTGAGCCAGCATTTACTAGCACACAACCACCAATCAAGGCATATCTTGGACGTCCATGGAAGGAGTATTCAAGGACCATTATCATGCAATCATTTATCGATGGGTTCATTGATCCAACAGGATGGGCACCATGGAACCAAAGTGATTTTGGACTACACACATGTTATTACACTGAGTATCAGAATAGAGGTCCAGGTGCAGCACTTGACAAAAGGGTATCTAACTGGGGAGGTTACAAGAAGGGCCTTTCAGGAGACGAGATTAATAAATTCACTCCCAGTAAATTTCTTAACTCCGAAGAAACCTGGCTTCCAAAGGCTGATGTTCCCTATGAGCCTGGCATGATGAAGGTGTAA